The proteins below come from a single Metarhizium brunneum chromosome 1, complete sequence genomic window:
- the laeA_0 gene encoding Secondary metabolism regulator: MSRPHSLDDITSDYDESFGVSEFTSIHTAHLIHSYEHGRRYQGLVQNRYGMPNDEAEQMREGIKHKLYTDYILDGKQFLAPVPDNPQKIVDLGTGAGYWALDVAEKFPSARVIGTDLSPIQPQWAPPNTEFRVEDLDDEHRPWSSIYAGADAIHTRALLPTLRNPKLVLRRAFENLKPGGWVECHEIVSCVFSEDGAVDRGHPLHKMYDLINGSFSQVYGWNLQIAAQIPDVLREIGFVGVAQRQNKIPLGRWHHDAKMREMGIFNQIIHSEWLPSMLLKHEAMGISADEAESVGQEILDAFNDPSVRSYNVWLDCWAQKPLPG, encoded by the exons ATGAGTCGGCCGCATTCTCTTGACGACATTACGTCTGACTATGACGAATCATTTGGTGTTTCCGAGTTTACATCCATACACACTGCCCATCTCATACACTCATACGAACATGGGAG ACGATACCAAGGCTTGGTGCAGAACCGCTACGGTATGCCCAACGATGAGGCGGAGCAGATGAGAGAGGGCATCAAGCACAAGCTCTACACAGATTACATCCTAGACGGAAAACAGTTTTTGGCACCGGTACCCGATAATCCCCAAAAAATTGTCGATTTGGGGACCGGCGCCGGCTACTGGGCATTAGACG TCGCAGAGAAGTTCCCCAGCGCCCGCGTCATCGGCACCGACCTCTCCCCCATCCAACCGCAATGGGCCCCTCCAAACACCGAGTTCCGCGTCGAGGATCTAGACGACGAGCACCGCCCCTGGTCCAGCATCTACGCCGGCGCAGACGCCATCCACACCAGGGCGCTCCTCCCCACGCTCCGAAACCCAAAGCTGGTGCTGCGAAGAGCATTTGA AAATCTCAAGCCAGGCGGGTGGGTGGAGTGCCACGAGATCGTCAGCTGCGTCTTTTCGGAGGACGGCGCCGTGGACCGCGGGCACCCGCTACACAAGATGTACGACCTGATCAACGGGTCCTTCTCCCAGGTGTACGGGTGGAACCTCCAGATCGCGGCGCAGATACCCGACGTGCTCCGCGAGatcggcttcgtcggcgtcgcGCAGCGCCAGAACAAGATACCCCTGGGGCGGTGGCACCACGACGCCAAGATGCGCGAGatgggcatcttcaaccagATCATACACTCGGAGTGGCTGCCGAGCATGCTCCTGAAGCACGAGGCCATGGGGATATcggccgacgaggcggagAGTGTCGGGCAGGAGATCCTGGACGCCTTCAACGATCCCAGTGTCCGGTCGTACAACGTCTGGCTGGACTGTTGGGCGCAGAAGCCTCTGCCGGGGTAG
- the aurR2_0 gene encoding Aurofusarin cluster transcription factor — protein MSFEQTRSGPGPGSAGPDPALEAQQESQHHLPQHADPSIVKLTRGTSCVLCQQRKVRCDKSKPCANCVKAGVECRVVPPQPPRRRKKRLHEKDLVDRLKKYEALLAEHGVKFDAIGHSIRADGPHLEDLEDLENDFEELKTSPPASSSPSATSHIDKPGRSIFSLHREFRASEQLLHDSSDDEADESTIHRAFDKMFSNNDGFPFVFSGRQQSTTHYHPSTIHIFQLWQLYIDNVNPLLKITHAPSIQSQIIQASSNLESAPKNLEALMFGIYCMAITSLDDAEVEKMLNRPKKEVLAQFFEGLQQALLNAGLMRYNDFLSLQAYVLYLFAVRWFVDPRQVFCLIGIAVRIAQRMGLHRDPAGYGLPPFEVEQRRRLWWTIVSYDRRIGEMTGSTITGLSSGGDCKLPLNVNDSDLHVDGKELPSPHNGPTEMLFALTRLELAMAVVSNSDRDSAKVNPDKPSPSPSSGPRQPPSAPTIRIAGQDSASYTLEGFCAHMEGTYLQHCDPKIPLHFFTLTMTRQALSKMRVINYLMRMYGTDEPLNEAERDNLFLLSVQMVEYDNAVHSSDALKPFKWFTAHHFPFPAYMFLIQELRRRCSGAVVERAWGAIAANHALRGLMNNLHSPMHAAFGRHFIKAWDAHAEACVAGGDEAPAVPAFIAVLRERADARRRAKLENRPEPHVHQQPYDLPRRASPDAGVDMMTPPSVGPPLGSSAASSIGIGDGVHDASDMDWSYLVNNFQPGMGMSFGDGFQGFDDFGPFAPGPGIGRMGGLGGPGPGGMY, from the exons ATGTCGTTTGAGCAGACCAGATCTGGGCCAGGGCCCGGGTCTGCTGGCCCTGACCCGGCACTCGAGGCCCAGCAGGAATCACAGCATCATCTCCCGCAGCACGCTGACCCGTCCATCGTCAAACTCACCCGAGGGACGAGCTGCGTGCTCTGTCAGCAGCGCAAAGTACGCTGCGACAAGAGCAAGCCGTGTGCCAACTGTGTCAAGGCCGGGGTGGAGTGCAGGGTGGTTCCTCCGCAGCCGCCCAGGCGCCGGAAGAAGCGGCTGCACGAGAAGGATCTGGTGGACAGACTGAAGAAGTACGAGGCTTTGCTGGCAGAGCATGGCGTCAAGTTTGATGCCATTGGGCACAGCATCAGGGCTGACGGTCCGCATCTCGAGGACCTCGAGGACCTGGAGAATGACTTTGAGGAGTTGAAGACGAGTCCGCCGGCGAGCTCATCGCCTTCCGCGACTTCACACATTGACAA GCCAGGGCGGTCGATATTCTCCCTTCACAGAGAA TTTCGGGCGAGTGAACAACTCCTCCACGACTCCTCCGACGATGAAGCCGACGAATCCACCATCCACCGCGCCTTTGACAAAATGTTCTCCAACAACGACGGCTTCCCTTTTGTCTTTTCTGGCCGCCAGCAGTCCACCACGCACTACCACCCGTCCACCATTCACATCTTCCAGCTGTGGCAGCTCTATATTGACAATGTCAACCCCCTTCTCAAAATCACACACGCCCCCAGCATCCAGAGCCAAATCATCCAGGCATCTTCCAACCTGGAGAGCGCGCCGAAAAACCTCGAGGCCCTCATGTTTGGCATCTACTGCATGGCCATCACCTCGCTGGACGACGCGGAGGTAGAGAAGATGCTGAACCGCCCCAAGAAAGAGGTGCTGGCGCAGTTCTTCGAAGGCTTGCAGCAGGCATTGCTCAACGCCGGGCTCATGAGATACAATGACTTTCTTTCCCTTCAGGCATATGTGTTATACCTG TTCGCCGTCCGATGGTTCGTCGACCCTCGCCAAGTCTTTTGTCTCATTGGCATAGCCGTCCGCATAGCCCAAAGAATGGGCCTTCACCGCGACCCGGCCGGCTACGGCCTCCCGCCCTTCGAAGTCGAGCAGCGGCGCCGGCTGTGGTGGACCATTGTCAGCTACGACCGCCGCATAGGCGAGATGACGGGCTCGACAATCACCGGCCTctccagcggcggcgactGCAAGCTCCCCCTCAACGTCAACGACTCGGACCTCCacgtcgacggcaaggagCTGCCCTCGCCGCACAACGGCCCGACAGAGATGCTCTTCGCGCTGACGCGGCTGGagctcgccatggccgtcgtgaGCAACTCGGACCGCGACAGCGCCAAGGTCAACCCGGACAAGCCCAGCCCGTCCCCCTCATCGGGCCCCCGGCAGCccccgtcggcgccgacgatcCGCATCGCGGGCCAGGACTCGGCCTCGTACACGCTCGAGGGCTTCTGCGCGCACATGGAGGGCACATACCTCCAGCACTGCGACCCCAAAATCCCCCTGCACTTCTTCACGCTCACCATGACCAGGCAGGCGCTCTCCAAGATGCGCGTCATCAACTACCTCATGCGCATGTACGGCACCGACGAGCCGCTCAACGAGGCGGAGCGCGACAACCTGTTCCTGCTGTCGGTGCAAATGGTCGAGTACGACAATGCCGTCCACTCCTCCGACGCCCTCAAGCCGTTCAAGTGGTTCACGGCGCACCACTTCCCCTTCCCGGCGTACATGTTTCTCATCCAGGAGCTCCGCCGGCGCTGCTCCGGCGCCGTGGTCGAGCGCGCCTGGGGggccattgccgccaacCACGCGCTGCGCGGCCTCATGAACAACCTGCACAGCCCCATGCACGCCGCCTTTGGGCGGCACTTCATCAAGGCGTGGGACGCCCACGCCGAGGCCTGCGTGgcgggcggcgacgaggccccCGCCGTGCCGGCGTTCATCGCGGTCCTCCGCGAGAGGGCCGACGCCCGGCGCAGGGCGAAGCTGGAGAACCGGCCGGAGCCGCACGTTCACCAGCAGCCGTACGACTTGCCTCGCCGCGCGTCGCCGGACGCCGGTGTCGACATGATGACGCCGCCTAGCGTGGGGCCGCCGCTGGGAAGCAGTGCCGCGAgcagcatcggcatcggGGACGGCGTGCATGATGCGTCGGACATGGATTGGAGTTATCTGGTGAATAATTTCCAGCCGGGCATGGGCATGTCGTTTGGCGACGGGTTCCAGGGCTTTGATGACTTTGGGCCGTTTGCGCCGGGGCCGGGCATCGGGCGGATGGGCGGCTTGGGCGGACCCGGGCCGGGGGGGATGTATTGA
- the aurT_0 gene encoding Rubrofusarin-specific efflux pump, with the protein MSVSVPDEKTSGRENEKSTTLPTSTKEAQLQASTTKPDVESPRTQRPGYDPEAERNYQPKTLKFWLIVLSVFVSMFLVALDRTILATAVPRITDEFKSLGDIGWYASAYMLTTAACQLLFGRVYKFYSTRRTFLATIVVFEVGSALCGAAPSSPAFIVGRAIAGVGAAGIWTGSMMAIIPMVPLHKRPMFQGVFGMVFGISSVVGPLIGGAFTERATWRWCFYLNLPVGAVAFALLFLFMHPADPKHEPAALKQQLVRLDPLGTFFFVPSVICLLLALQWGGSTYAWGSWRIILLLVMFGLAALAFAAVQVQMPETAALPVRLIKQRTLLAGTFYMLFLAGGMMLVVYYLPLWFQATKGVDPVKSGVYTIPLVLSLVVASIVSGAGTQRIGYYTPFMIASPCIAAVGEGLLTTLTPEAGSNRWIGFQFLTGFGVGLGMQSVGLAVQATLPREDVSTGIAITFFAQQLGGAVFVSVGQTILSTLLVEQLSGVPGLDPMSIVKTGATELRHVVPSQFFGRVVDAYNFAITRIFYCGLALALAQLVSALFVEWRSIKKSKDADAGKAVAQQEGLGE; encoded by the exons ATGTCGGTGTCGGTACCTGATGAAAAGACCAGCGGCCGTGAGAACGAAAAATCCACGACGCTGCCAACGTCGACCAAGGAAGCTCAACTCCAGGCCTCGACAACTAAACCAGATGTCGAGAGTCCTCGGACCCAGCGGCCAGGGTACGACCCCGAGGCCGAAAGGAACTACCAACCCAAGACGCTCAAATTCTGGCTCATCGTCTTGTCCGTCTTCGTGTCCATGTTTCTCGTGGCGCTCGACCGCACCATTCTGGCGACTGCAGTCCCCCGCATCACCGACGAGTTCAAGAGCCTGGGGGACATTGGGTGGTACGCCTCGGCGTACATGCTCACCACGGCGGCGTGCCAGCTGCTGTTTGGCCGGGTATACAAGTTCTACAGCACGCGGCGGACGTTCCTCGCCACCATTGTCGTCTTCGAAGTCGGCTCTGCCCTGTGCGGCGCGGCCCCCAGCTCCCCGGCCTTCATCGTCGGCCGCGCCATCGCCGGCGTGGGCGCGGCGGGCATCTGGACCGGCTCCATGATGGCCATCATCCCCATGGTGCCTCTGCACAAGCGGCCCATGTTCCAGGGCGTCTTCGGCATGGTATTCGGCATCTCCTCCGTCGTGGGGCCCCTCATCGGCGGCGCCTTTACCGAGCGCGCAACGTGGCGGTGGTGCTTCTACTTGAACCTGCCCGTCGGCGCGGTGGCCTTTGCGTTGCTGTTCCTGTTCATGCACCCTGCCGATCCCAAGCATGAGCCGGCGGCCCtgaagcagcagcttgtGCGTCTTGATCCGCTGGGGACATTCTTCTTTGTGCCCTCTGTCATCTgtctgctgctggcgctgcagTGGGGTGGCTCGACGTATGCTTGGGGTAGCTGGCGCATCATCTTGCTGCTCGTCATGTTTGGCCTGGCGGCGCTTGCGTTTGCCGCGGTGCAGGTGCAGATGCCGGAGACGGCAGCATTGCCCGTCAGGCTCATCAAGCAGAGGACCTTGTTGGCCGGCACGTTTTACATGCTCTTCCTAGCTGGCGGCATGATGTTGGTGGTTTACTACCTGCCGCTATGGT TCCAAGCAACAAAGGGTGTCGATCCGGTCAAGTCGGGCGTCTACACCATCCCCCTGGTTCTGAGCCTCGTCGTCGCATCCATCGTTTCCGGCGCAGGAACCCAAAGAATCGGCTACTACACACCTTTCATGATAGCGAGCCCTTGCATCGCTGCCGTTGGCGAAGGGCTCCTCACGACACTCACCCCCGAGGCCGGGTCGAACCGCTGGATCGGGTTCCAGTTCCTCACCGGCTTCGGCGTCGGCCTGGGGATGCAATCTGTTGGTCTGGCAGTGCAAGCCACGCTGCCCCGGGAGGACGTTTCCACCGGCATTGCCATCACCTTCTTTGCCCAGCAGCTCGGCGGTGCCGTCTTCGTGTCTGTCGGCCAGACCATTCTATCCACCCTGCTCGTGGAGCAGTTGAGCGGCGTGCCTGGGCTGGATCCCATGTCTATTGTCAAGACGGGCGCCACCGAGCTGCGACACGTGGTGCCCTCGCAGTTCTTCGGCAGAGTCGTCGACGCCTACAACTTTGCGATAACGCGCATCTTCTACTGCGGCCTGGCGTTGGCGCTGGCCCAGCTGGTGTCTGCCTTGTTCGTTGAGTGGCGGAGCATTAAGAAGTCAAAGGACGCGGACGCCGGCAAGGCTGTTGCTCAGCAGGAGGGACTCGGCGAGTAA
- the MAP1 gene encoding Methionine aminopeptidase translates to MGSKTLENEERREHEVPSSSGSRSAGGEPRGSHLSRDGDGCMGSQGADEGDDDDDDDLDESHAAAAVSLTCPTSGEASNETKKKKKKRKRSKKRKAQTALKQSSPPRIPLHRLFSSGEYRPGELCDYQTTSAVKAPELRHHGQRALEDPTFLNNYRKAAEVQRQTRKWVQESVKPGQTLTEIAVGIEDSVRALLDNAGLEPGQGLQSGLGFPTGLSLNHCVAHYTPNPGQKDVVLQHQDVIKVDFGVHVNGWIVDSAFTMSFDPTYDDLLAAVKDATNTGIKNAGIDVRISDVGAAMQEAMESYEVDIRGKTYPVKPGRNLCGHDIKHYRIHGDKTIPFVKNSNQTKMEEGDIFAVETFGSTGRGFIRDGAGIYGYGLSHSPRERVSLPRSSANTLYKTIKENFGTLVFCRRYLNHINYLVSNGILDDYAPLMDVPGSYSAQFEHTILLRESTKEVISRGDDY, encoded by the exons ATGGGCTCCAAGACCCTGGAAAACGAAGAGCGTCGGGAACATG AGGTCCCATCGTCTAGCGGATCCCGTTCTGCCGGCGGAGAGCCACGAGGTAGCCACCTCTCGAgagatggcgatgggtgTATGGGCAGCCAGGGCGCGGACGaaggcgacgatgacgatgacgatgacttggatgaatctcatgctgctgccgccgtttcGCTGACGTGCCCTACGTCTGGCGAGGCAAGCAAtgagacgaagaagaagaagaagaagcgcaaaAGGTCCAAAAAGAGGAAGGCCCAGACGGCTCTCAAGCAGTCGTCACCTCCGAGGATCCCGCTTCACCGGCTCTTTTCTTCTGGGGAGTATCGACCCGGTGAGCTGTGCGACTATCAGACGACTTCTGCCGTCAAGGCGCCCGAGCTGCGTCACCATGGACAGCGTGCTCTTGAAGACCCCACGTTTCTGAACAATTACCGAAAGGCGGCTGAAGTGCAGCGCCAGACTCGGAAATGGGTACAGGAGTCTGTCAAGCCAGGCCAGACACTTACTGAGATTGCCGTTGGAATCGAAGACAGTGTTCGAGCCCTCCTGGATAACGCTGGGCTGGAGCCCGGACAGGGTCTACAATCAGGCCTCGGGTTCCCCACGGGCCTATCGCTGAACCACTGCGTGGCGCATTATACGCCGAATCCCGGCCAAAAGGACGTGGTGCTTCAGCACCAGGACGTCATCAAGGTCGATTTTGGCGTCCACGTCAATGGCTGGATTGTTGACAGCGCATTTACAATGTCGTTTGACCCGACGTATGATGATCTCCTGGCTGCGGTGAAGGATGCGACCAACACGGGCATCAAG AATGCCGGAATTGACGTGCGCATCAGCGACGTTGGCGCCGCCATGCAAGAAGCCATGGAGAGCTATGAAGTGGACATCCGGGGCAAGACGTATCCCGTGAAGCCTGGGCGGAATCTCTGCGGACACGACATTAAACACTATCGCATCCATGGCGACAAGACGATTCCGTTTGTCAAGAATTCGAACCAGACCAAGATGGAAGAGGGCGACATCTTTGCCGTCGAAACATTTGGTAGTACGGGGCGTGGCTTCATCCGGGACGGC GCAGGTATTTACGGCTATGGCTTGAGCCACAGTCCTCGGGAGCGCGTGTCTCTCCCTCGGAGCTCAGCGAATACGCTGTACAAGACGATCAAGGAGAATTTTGGGACTCTGGTGTTTTGTCGTCGGTATCTGAACCAT ATTAATTATCTCGTGTCGAACGGTATACTCGATGATTATGCGCCTTTAATGGATGTTCCTGGGTCTTACTCGGCGCAGTTTGAGCAT ACCATTTTGCTGCGCGAGTCGACAAAGGAGGTTATTAGTCGTGGCGACGACTATTAA
- the LEUA gene encoding 3-isopropylmalate dehydratase gives MPGPERNPQTLYDKVLSNHIVDEKLDGTILLYIDRHLVHEVTSPQQAFEGLKNAGRRVRRPDCTLATTDHNVPTTSRKGMKDIATFIEEDDSRTQCVTLEENVKDFGLTYFGLGDKRQGIVHVIGPEQGFTLPGTTVVCGDSHTSTHGAFGSLAFGIGTSEVEHVLATQCLITKRSKNMRIQVDGELAPGVSSKDIILHAIGKIGTAGGTGAVIEFCGSVIRSLSMEARMSICNMSIEGGARAGMVAPDETTFEYLKGRPLAPKFGSDGWNRATAYWKALQSDPGAKYDIDVFIDGKDIIPTVTWGTSPEDVIPITGVVPDPETFASEAKKATGRRMLEYMGLTAGTPMEEIVVDKVFIGSCTNSRIEDLRAAAHVVKGKKIASNIKRAMVVPGSGLVKTQAEEEGIDQVFVDAGFEWREAGCSMCLGMNPDILSPQERCASTSNRNFEGRQGAGGRTHLMSPVMAAAAAIVGKLADVRKLASYKASPHVEASVTPSTSQKAHVDERVATDAHEREVIGDQPEDSEPHTNTSVSTSNGGSSTAGLPEFLSHKGIAAPLDMANVDTDAIIPKQFLKTIKRTGLGTALFHALRYSPDGSDNPDFVLNQEPYRNAKILVCTGPNFGCGSSREHAPWALLDFGIKCVIAPSFADIFFNNTFKNGMLPIKIENKSDLDAIADEARAGREIEIDLPSQLIKNSVGDTICAFDVEEFRKHCLVNGLDDIGLTMQMEDKIGEFEKKMTEDTPWLDGTAYLKRPGQGGKLAAKAVPVPKTNRGEEKKEPLEW, from the exons ATGCCTGGCCCCGAGAGGAATCCACAGACCCTGTACGATAAGGTTCTGTCGAACCACATTGTGGACGAGAAGCTCGATGGCACAATCTTGCTGTATATCG ACAGACACTTGGTCCACGAGGTGACTTCTCCT CAGCAAGCTTTTGAGGGATTGAAGAATGCTGGTCGAAGAGTTCGCCGACCAGACTGCACCCTGGCCACCACTGACCAT AACGTTCCCACCACATCAAGAAAGGGCATGAAAGACATTGCCACCTTCAtcgaagaagacgactcAAGAACCCAATGCGTTACCCTTGAAGAAAACGTCAAGGATTTCGGCCTGACCTACTTTGGTCTCGGCGACAAGCGCCAGGGCATCGTTCACGTCATCGGCCCGGAGCAGGGCTTTACTCTCCCCGGAACTACCGTTGTCTGCGGAGACAGCCACACCTCTACCCATGGCGCTTTTGGTTCTCTCGCATTTGGCATTGGTACCAGCGAGGTTGAACACGTCCTGGCCACCCAGTGCCTGATTACCAAGCGCAGCAAAAACATGCGAATCCAGGTCGATGGCGAGCTGGCTCCTGGTGTGAGCTCCAAGGACATCATTCTCCATGCTATCGGCAAGATTGGTACTGCTGGGGGCACTGGCGCTGTCATTGAGTTTTGTGGCTCAGTCATTCGCAGCCTGAGCATGGAGGCTCGCATGTCCATTTGTAACATGTCCATCGAGGGTGGTGCTCGTGCTGGCATGGTTGCTCCTGATGAGACCACCTTTGAGTACCTCAAGGGCCGCCCGCTGGCCCCCAAGTTTGGTTCCGATGGGTGGAACAGGGCCACGGCGTACTGGAAGGCACTGCAGTCTGATCCTGGTGCCAAGTACGACATTGATGTTTTTATCGACGGCAAGGACATTATCCCCACTGTTACTTGGGGAACCTCTCCCGAAGATGTTATACCCATTACCGGCGTCGTGCCTGACCCCGAGACGTTTGCCTCtgaggccaagaaggctaCCGGGCGTCGAATGCTCGAGTATATGGGCTTGACTGCTGGCACACCAATGGAAGAGATTGTGGTTGACAAGGTGTTTATTGGGTCTTGCACCAACTCTCGTATCGAGGATCTGCGTGCCGCCGCCCACGtcgtcaagggcaagaagattGCTTCCAATATTAAGCGAGCCATGGTTGTCCCCGGCTCTGGTCTCGTCAAGACCCAGGCTGAGGAAGAGGGCATCGACCAGGTTTTCGTCGACGCCGGATTTGAATGGCGCGAGGCTGGCTGCAGCATGTGCCTGGGCATGAACCCGGATATTCTCTCTCCGCAGGAACGGTGTGCCAGCACTTCCAACCGAAACTTTGAAGGTCGCCAGGGAGCCGGCGGCCGAACGCATCTGATGTCTCCTGTCATGGCTGCAGCTGCGGCCATCGTTGGCAAGCTTGCCGACGTGCGCAAGCTGGCCAGCTACAAAGCCAGCCCGCATGTCGAGGCCAGCGTCACCCCGTCCACCTCACAAAAAGCCCATGTAGATGAGAGGGTCGCTACTGATGCTCATGAACGAGAAGTCATTGGCGACCAGCCCGAAGATTCAGAGCCTCACACCAACACGTCGGTCTCTACATCCAACGGCGGCTCCTCCACCGCCGGGCTCCCCGAGTTTCTCAGCCACAAGGGCATTGCCGCGCCCCTAGACATGGCCAATGTCGACACCGATGCCATCATCCCGAAGCAGTTTTTGAAGACCATCAAGCGAACCGGCCTGGGCACTGCCCTCTTCCACGCCTTGCGCTATAGCCCAGATGGCTCGGACAATCCCGACTTTGTCCTCAACCAGGAGCCCTACCGCAACGCCAAGATCCTCGTCTGCACAGGGCCAAACTTTGGCTGCGGCTCATCCCGTGAACACGCCCCCTGGGCCCTCCTCGACTTTGGCATCAAGTGTGTCATTGCCCCCTCCTTTGCcgacatcttcttcaacaacacCTTCAAGAACGGCATGCTGCCCATCAAGATTGAGAACAAGTCAgacctcgacgccatcgccgACGAAGCCCGTGCCGGCCGCGAAATTGAAATCGACCTCCCCAGCCAGCTGATCAAGAACTCTGTCGGCGACACAATCTGCGCCTTTGACGTGGAAGAATTCCGCAAACACTGCCTGGTTAATGGCCTGGATGACATTGGCCTCACTATGCAGatggaggacaagattggcGAGTTTGAGAAGAAAATGACGGAGGACACGCCCTGGCTGGATGGCACCGCGTACTTGAAGAGACCTGGCCAGGGAGGCAAATTGGCCGCCAAGGCGGTGCCTGTGCCCAAGACGAATAGgggcgaggagaagaaggagccACTGGAGTGGTGA
- the mug154 gene encoding Meiotically up-regulated 154 protein, with product MPRLVRRRPLWDRITSTLNPMDFLLWLSEEIETRDWDSGLVGTQLGLGLNFLFLVVRANSGSKQASDDIFGDDGSSRWLSMLIYPLSWGLIAFSIINAIYTVSRSRKYRLFEANIDVKPSTSSVRRVKVQSSPVASSPLRFIADMITSDSAESRAHPDKSRDVWELSVWDPLPVCVRLACLFSPGHVLVYLIFLPLAPLDPRPSVTVFNSLIMQVVLSAQMLLLSSRYLQQAKDSAIVQKEVFHEYDAKFVQPRIHPIVRDVGTQMSDDQPVISREFVQVGTPTTLIRRSFISHGNPHVDSEEATPIKRFNSPSLRAGNVMKPQIFTPATASRRTELFTPALSSHRSSGIRHSLPAGYTPSSNVPAAYTPAPPSTSTVGTSTGMNTNFGGSLGVYAHQKSPLKKAISMGDMNSDNFSPRGSREAAAYEQSGQEPPSSPTKYSEKRRFTSTNINSSPHPFANMGKHSASERFPKRWRG from the exons ATGCCCCGACTCGTGCGACGGCGTCCCCTTTGGGATCGCATCACTTCAACGCTGAACCCCATGGATTTCTTGCTGTGGCTTTCAGAAGAGATAGAGACAAGAGACTGGGATtcgggtctggtgggaaCCCAACTCGGCCTGGGGTTGaactttctcttcctcgtcgtgcGGGCGAACTCGGGTTCCAAGCAGGCAAGTGATGATATTTTTGGAGACGACGGTTCATCCCGCTGGTTGTCGATGCTT ATCTATCCGCTATCGTGGGGGCTCATTGCATTTTCTATTATCAACGCCATTTATACTGTTTCGCGAAGTAGAAAGTACAGATTATTTGAGGCAAATATCGACGTGAAACCGAGTACATCTTCTGTTCGACGAGTTAAAGTGCAGTCTTCGCCTGTGGCTTCGTCGCCGCTGCGCTTTATTGCCGACATGATTACTTCAGATTCAGCCGAATCGAGGGCCCATCCAGACAAGAGCCGGGATGTATGGGAGCTCTCGGTCTGGGACCCTCTCCCTGTTTGCGTTCGGCTGGCATGCTTGTTTAGTCCGGGACATGTGCTCGTCTATCTAATCTTCTTGCCTCTGGCGCCTTTGGACCCTCGCCCTAGTGTCACCGTTTTTAATTCGTTGATTATGCAAGTGGTCTTGTCTGCGCAGATGCTTTTGCTATCATCGAGATATTTGCAGCAGGCCAAGGATAGCGCTATCGTTCAGAAGGAGGTTTTCCATGAATACGATGCCAAATTTGTGCAGCCACGAATCCACCCGATTGTCAGAGACGTCGGGACTCAAATGTCGGACGATCAACCAGTAATTTCAAGAGAGTTTGTTCAGGTTGGAACCCCGACGACGCTCATCAGGCGATCCTTTATCTCTCATGGTAACCCACATGTCGACTCAGAGGAGGCCACGCCAATTAAGAGGTTTAACAGTCCCAGTCTCCGTGCTGGCAATGTGATGAAACCACAGATATTCACGCCTGCCACTGCCAGCCGGCGAACAGAGCTATTCACTCCCGCATTAAGCAGTCATCGTTCTTCGGGTATCCGACATAGTTTGCCGGCTGGATACACCCCGAGTAGTAATGTTCCTGCTGCTTACACACCTGCTCCGCCGTCAACCTCCACAGTGGGCACGTCAACAGGCATGAATACAAATTTTGGAGGCAGCCTTGGCGTTTACGCGCACCAGAAATCCCCCTTGAAGAAGGCTATTAGTATGGGAGACATGAATAGTGACAACTTCTCGCCTAGGGGTTCTAGGGAAGCAGCTGCATATGAACAGAGTGGTCAGGAACCCCCAAGTAGCCCGACAAAATACTCAGAAAAGAGGCGCTTCACCAGTACGAATATCAACAGCTCGCCGCATCCGTTTGCCAATATGGGCAAGCATTCGGCGTCGGAAAGGTTTCCTAAGCGATGGCGAGGCTAG
- the vma-7 gene encoding V-type proton ATPase subunit F, with the protein MANQADFKNREFLAVIGDEDSVTGLLLAGIGHVTAGADAQKNFLVVDSKTDTAAIESAFDRFTQDRNDIGIVLINQHIADRIRHRIDTYTAAFPTVLEIPSKDHPYDPEKDSVLRRVRRLFGE; encoded by the exons ATGGCCAACCAAGCCGATTTCAAGAACCGAGAATTCCTTGCCGTCATTGGTGACGAG GACTCGGTAACGGGCTTGCTACTCGCAGGCATCGGC CACGTCACAGCTGGCGCCGACGCCCAAAAGAACTTCCTGGTTGTGGATAGCAAAACGGACACAGCGGCCATCGAATCGGCCTTTGATCGATTCACCCAGGACCGAAATGACATCGGCATCGTCTTGATCAACCAACAC ATTGCGGACCGGATACGGCACAGAATTGACACATATACCGCCGCCTTTCCGACTGTTCTGGAAATTCCCAGCAAAGACCACCCATACGATCCCGAAAAAGACAGCGTTTTAAGACGGGTCCGTCGCCTGTTTGGGGAGTAA